The following proteins are encoded in a genomic region of Xanthomonas citri pv. mangiferaeindicae:
- a CDS encoding two-component system response regulator CreB, with protein MSRILLVEDESAIADTVAYALRAEGHQIRHCLDGRTALAAALAETFDLAILDVGLPDVSGFALCADLRRHAPLPVIFLTAQAAEAERVLGFELGAEDYVAKPFSLRELVARVRVALRRPAPTTEGREVARAGAFEHDRAGLRIRYHGQPLELTRYEYGLLAALLTRPGAVLSRAQLMDRVWEDAPDSGDRTVDTHVKTLRAKLRAITPGADPLRTHRGLGYSLDVD; from the coding sequence ATGTCCCGCATCCTGCTCGTCGAGGACGAGTCCGCCATCGCCGACACCGTCGCCTACGCGCTGCGTGCCGAGGGCCACCAGATACGACATTGTCTCGACGGCCGCACGGCGCTTGCCGCGGCGTTGGCCGAGACCTTCGATCTGGCCATCCTGGACGTCGGGCTGCCGGATGTCAGCGGCTTCGCCCTGTGCGCGGATCTGCGCCGGCACGCGCCGTTGCCGGTGATCTTCCTGACCGCCCAGGCGGCCGAAGCCGAGCGCGTGCTCGGCTTCGAGCTCGGCGCCGAGGACTATGTCGCCAAACCATTCTCGCTGCGCGAACTCGTCGCCCGCGTGCGCGTGGCGCTGCGACGTCCCGCGCCGACCACCGAAGGCCGCGAGGTCGCCCGCGCCGGTGCGTTCGAGCATGACCGCGCCGGATTGCGTATCCGCTACCACGGGCAGCCGCTCGAGCTGACGCGCTACGAGTACGGCCTGCTGGCGGCACTGCTCACACGCCCGGGCGCGGTGCTCTCGCGTGCGCAGCTGATGGATCGGGTCTGGGAGGACGCCCCCGACAGCGGCGACCGCACCGTCGATACCCACGTCAAGACGCTGCGCGCCAAGCTGCGCGCGATCACGCCCGGTGCCGACCCGCTGCGCACGCACCGGGGCCTGGGCTATTCGCTGGATGTGGACTGA
- a CDS encoding acyl-CoA synthetase → MTARNRLPPWHEEIRLANGRQVLIRPIRPADADPLRAAFALLEPDEVRQRFLYAKKELSPETALRLTQPNPKSEFVLVAAEPMTPGEALVGAVARAAILPGTRHAEFHILVSHYVAGMGLGRHLMRRLVRWAKGKRLDRLYGDVLEENEPMRALARSLGFQQTAGEAPGMIRVSLDLKRSAPEGSGAEAPHLPLG, encoded by the coding sequence ATGACCGCACGCAACCGCCTCCCTCCCTGGCACGAGGAAATCCGTCTCGCGAACGGCCGCCAGGTGTTGATCCGGCCGATCCGTCCCGCCGATGCCGACCCGCTGCGCGCGGCCTTCGCGCTGCTGGAACCCGACGAGGTCCGCCAGCGCTTCCTGTACGCCAAGAAGGAGCTCTCGCCCGAGACCGCGCTTCGGCTGACCCAACCCAACCCCAAGTCGGAGTTCGTGCTGGTCGCCGCCGAGCCGATGACGCCGGGCGAGGCGCTGGTCGGCGCGGTGGCACGCGCCGCGATCCTGCCCGGCACCCGGCATGCCGAGTTCCACATTCTGGTCAGCCACTACGTGGCCGGCATGGGGCTGGGGCGTCATCTGATGCGGCGGCTGGTGCGCTGGGCCAAAGGCAAGCGCCTGGACCGGCTGTACGGCGATGTGCTCGAAGAAAACGAGCCGATGCGCGCGCTGGCCAGGTCGCTCGGCTTCCAGCAGACCGCCGGCGAGGCGCCGGGCATGATCCGGGTCTCGCTGGATCTCAAGCGCAGCGCCCCCGAGGGCAGCGGCGCCGAGGCGCCGCATCTGCCGCTGGGTTGA
- a CDS encoding transcription-repair coupling factor, whose protein sequence is MPKSLASPAAPPLPGAGHTRAWWRAPASRSALAWAVLQAARAHHGPLLLVARDNHGAHQLEHDLRTLGGEDPALPVVPFPDWETLPFDRFSPHPDIVSQRLAALHRLPGLTRGIVVVPVQTLMQRLAPVKHIAGSSFDLTVGQTLDLDAEKRRLESAGYAHVPQVHDPGDFAVRGGLLDVFPMGADQPYRIELFDDAIETIRAFDPESQRSLEKIDALRMLPGREVPLDETSLARAMDALRERFDIDTRRSGLYQDLKAGAAPAGIEYYLPLFFDAPRRALAERGAPAPSTATLFDYLPADTLPVLDVGVSAASDQFQAQIDHRYDQLRHDIERPLLPPTELWLAPDALRERLNQGARIELCDAAHPRHGQAAALGEQPAPELPLAARDQAPAQALKTFLGHYPGRVLIAADSAGRREALLEVLQAADLRPTVLADFGAFVDDAARFAIAVASLDDGFALDAPQMTVLTERQLFPERAAQPRSRRRAGRDPETIIRDLGELSEGAPIVHEDHGVGRYRGLVVLEAGGQPGEYLDIEYAKGDRLYVPVSQLHLVNRYSGASPETAPLHSLGGEAWTRAKKKAADKVRDVAAELLEIQAKRQARAGLALEVDRSMYEPFAAAFPFEETPDQHAAIEAMIRDLGSSQPMDRVVCGDVGFGKTEVAVRAAFVAATAGKQVAVLVPTTLLAEQHYRTMADRFADWPLRVEVLSRFKSSKEIKAELEKLARGEIDVIVGTHRLLQPDVKFKDLGLVIVDEEQRFGVRQKEALKALRANVHLLTLTATPIPRTLNMAMAGLRDLSIIATPPAHRLAVQTFVVPWDDAQLREAFQRELSRGGQVYFLHNDVESIGRMQRQLQELVPDARIGIAHGQMPERELERVMLDFHKQRFNVLLCSTIIESGIDIPNANTIIINRADKFGLAQLHQLRGRVGRSHHRAYAYLVTPDLRSITSDARKRLEAIASMDELGAGFTLSTHDLEIRGAGELLGEGQSGQMAEVGFSLYTELLERAVRSIKQGKLPDVDEADARGAEVELHVPALIPEDYLPDVHTRLMLYKRISGARDAERLRELQVEMIDRFGLLPDAAKHLFQVADLKLQATALGIRKLDLGEAGGRVQFADKPKVDPLAVIGLVQGQPQRYRMDGPDKLRVVLDLPDAESRIKTARGLLIALAPSSSSPVR, encoded by the coding sequence ATGCCCAAGTCCCTCGCTTCCCCCGCCGCCCCGCCGTTGCCCGGCGCTGGCCATACCCGCGCCTGGTGGCGCGCGCCCGCCAGCCGCAGTGCGCTGGCCTGGGCGGTGCTGCAAGCCGCGCGCGCCCATCACGGGCCGCTGCTGCTGGTCGCGCGCGACAACCACGGCGCCCATCAGCTCGAACACGATCTGCGCACGCTCGGCGGGGAAGATCCGGCTTTGCCGGTGGTGCCGTTCCCGGATTGGGAGACGCTGCCCTTCGACCGCTTCAGCCCACATCCGGACATCGTCTCCCAGCGCCTGGCCGCGCTGCACCGCCTGCCGGGGCTGACCCGCGGCATCGTGGTGGTCCCGGTGCAGACGCTGATGCAGCGACTGGCGCCGGTCAAACACATCGCCGGCAGCAGCTTCGACCTGACCGTCGGCCAGACCCTCGATCTCGACGCCGAGAAACGCCGCCTGGAAAGCGCGGGCTATGCCCATGTCCCGCAGGTCCACGATCCGGGCGACTTCGCCGTGCGTGGCGGGCTGCTCGACGTCTTCCCGATGGGCGCTGACCAGCCTTACCGGATCGAGCTGTTCGACGACGCGATCGAGACGATCCGTGCCTTCGACCCCGAATCGCAGCGGTCGCTGGAGAAGATCGACGCCCTGCGCATGCTGCCCGGCCGCGAAGTGCCACTGGACGAGACGTCGCTGGCACGCGCGATGGACGCGCTGCGCGAGCGCTTCGACATCGACACCCGGCGCAGCGGGCTGTACCAGGATCTCAAGGCCGGTGCGGCACCAGCCGGTATCGAGTACTACCTGCCGCTGTTCTTTGATGCGCCGCGCCGCGCACTGGCCGAGCGCGGCGCCCCCGCGCCGAGTACGGCCACGCTGTTCGACTACCTGCCTGCGGACACGCTGCCGGTGCTCGATGTCGGGGTGTCGGCGGCCAGCGACCAGTTCCAGGCGCAGATCGATCATCGCTACGACCAGTTGCGCCATGACATCGAGCGCCCGCTGCTGCCGCCGACCGAGCTGTGGCTGGCGCCCGACGCGCTGCGCGAACGCCTCAACCAGGGTGCGCGGATCGAACTGTGCGACGCCGCGCACCCGCGCCACGGCCAGGCCGCAGCGCTGGGCGAGCAGCCGGCGCCCGAGCTGCCGCTGGCCGCCCGCGACCAGGCCCCCGCACAGGCACTCAAGACCTTCCTGGGCCATTACCCCGGGCGCGTGCTGATCGCGGCCGATTCGGCCGGCCGCCGCGAAGCCTTGCTCGAGGTGCTGCAGGCCGCCGACCTGCGTCCCACGGTGCTGGCGGACTTCGGCGCGTTCGTCGACGACGCTGCGCGCTTTGCGATCGCGGTGGCGTCGCTCGACGACGGCTTCGCGCTCGATGCCCCGCAGATGACGGTGCTCACCGAACGTCAGCTGTTCCCCGAGCGCGCCGCGCAGCCGCGCAGCCGACGCCGGGCCGGGCGCGATCCCGAGACCATCATCCGCGACCTGGGCGAGCTCAGCGAGGGCGCGCCGATCGTCCATGAGGACCACGGCGTCGGGCGCTACCGCGGCCTGGTCGTGCTCGAGGCGGGCGGACAGCCGGGCGAGTACCTGGACATCGAGTACGCCAAGGGCGACCGGCTGTACGTGCCGGTGTCGCAACTGCATCTGGTCAACCGCTACTCGGGCGCATCGCCCGAAACCGCGCCGCTGCATTCGCTCGGCGGCGAGGCCTGGACCCGTGCCAAGAAGAAGGCGGCCGACAAGGTCCGCGACGTCGCCGCCGAGCTGCTGGAGATCCAGGCCAAGCGCCAAGCACGGGCCGGACTGGCGCTGGAGGTCGACCGCTCGATGTACGAGCCGTTCGCCGCCGCGTTCCCGTTCGAGGAAACGCCCGACCAGCACGCTGCGATCGAGGCGATGATCCGCGACCTGGGCAGCAGCCAGCCGATGGACCGCGTCGTCTGCGGCGATGTCGGCTTCGGCAAGACCGAGGTCGCCGTGCGCGCGGCCTTCGTCGCCGCGACCGCCGGCAAGCAGGTCGCCGTGCTGGTGCCGACCACGCTGCTGGCCGAGCAGCACTACCGCACGATGGCCGACCGCTTCGCCGACTGGCCGCTGCGCGTGGAGGTGCTCTCGCGTTTCAAGAGCAGCAAAGAGATCAAGGCCGAGCTCGAAAAGCTCGCCCGCGGCGAGATCGACGTCATCGTCGGCACCCACCGCCTGCTGCAGCCGGACGTGAAGTTCAAGGACCTGGGACTGGTGATCGTCGACGAAGAGCAGCGCTTTGGCGTGCGCCAGAAGGAAGCGCTCAAGGCACTGCGCGCCAATGTGCACCTGCTGACCCTGACCGCGACCCCGATCCCGCGCACGCTCAACATGGCGATGGCCGGCCTGCGCGATCTGTCGATCATCGCCACGCCGCCTGCGCACCGGCTGGCAGTGCAGACCTTCGTCGTGCCCTGGGACGATGCCCAGTTGCGGGAGGCATTCCAGCGCGAGCTCAGCCGTGGCGGCCAGGTCTACTTCCTGCACAACGATGTCGAGAGCATCGGCCGCATGCAGCGCCAGCTGCAGGAGCTGGTGCCCGACGCACGCATCGGCATCGCCCACGGCCAGATGCCCGAACGCGAGCTCGAGCGGGTCATGCTCGATTTCCACAAGCAGCGCTTCAACGTGCTGCTGTGCTCGACGATCATCGAGTCGGGCATCGACATCCCCAACGCCAACACGATCATCATCAACCGCGCAGACAAATTCGGCCTGGCGCAGCTGCACCAGCTGCGCGGCCGCGTCGGCCGATCGCATCACCGCGCCTACGCCTACCTGGTCACGCCCGATCTGCGCAGCATCACCAGCGATGCGCGCAAGCGGCTGGAGGCGATCGCCTCGATGGACGAGCTCGGCGCCGGCTTTACGCTGTCCACCCACGACCTGGAGATCCGCGGCGCCGGTGAACTGCTGGGCGAAGGCCAGAGCGGACAAATGGCCGAGGTGGGCTTCAGCCTGTACACCGAACTGCTCGAACGGGCGGTGCGCAGCATCAAGCAGGGCAAGCTGCCCGACGTCGACGAGGCCGATGCGCGCGGGGCGGAGGTCGAACTGCACGTCCCGGCGCTGATTCCCGAGGACTACCTGCCCGACGTGCACACCCGGCTGATGCTCTACAAGCGCATCAGCGGCGCCCGCGATGCCGAGCGGCTGCGCGAGTTGCAGGTGGAGATGATCGACCGTTTCGGCCTGCTCCCCGACGCCGCCAAACATCTGTTCCAGGTCGCCGACCTCAAGCTGCAGGCCACCGCACTGGGCATCCGCAAGCTCGACCTGGGCGAGGCCGGCGGCCGCGTGCAATTCGCCGACAAGCCCAAGGTCGACCCGCTGGCGGTGATCGGACTGGTACAGGGGCAGCCGCAGCGCTACCGTATGGACGGGCCGGACAAACTGCGCGTCGTGCTCGACCTGCCCGATGCCGAATCGCGGATCAAGACCGCGCGCGGCCTGTTGATCGCTCTCGCCCCGTCCTCGTCGTCGCCCGTCCGCTGA
- a CDS encoding HD family phosphohydrolase: protein MPTTATHVDRAPDDLVASLHVLTVALHERDTYTHGHCDRVGRLASALARRLGLSHARRHALVLAARFHDIGKIGIPDDVLLHPHRLDPDRLAIMRTHSARGARVFIATGRDDAHEVARIIRHHHEAVDGSGYPDGLIGEAIPLEARMLAVVDSYDAMTSDRPYRRALGVDQTLARLRADAARRLDPDLVDAFIGVLHTSPG from the coding sequence ATGCCCACCACCGCCACGCATGTCGACCGCGCGCCCGACGACCTCGTCGCCTCGCTGCATGTGCTGACGGTGGCATTGCACGAGCGCGACACCTACACCCATGGCCACTGCGACCGCGTCGGGCGGCTGGCCAGTGCCCTGGCCCGCCGCCTCGGCCTGTCGCACGCACGCCGGCATGCACTGGTGCTGGCCGCACGCTTCCACGACATCGGCAAGATCGGCATCCCCGACGACGTGTTGCTGCACCCGCATCGGCTGGACCCCGACCGGCTGGCGATCATGCGCACCCACTCGGCACGGGGCGCGCGGGTGTTCATCGCCACCGGTCGCGACGATGCCCACGAAGTCGCGCGGATCATCCGCCATCACCACGAGGCGGTCGACGGCAGCGGCTATCCCGATGGGCTGATCGGCGAGGCGATCCCGCTCGAAGCGCGCATGCTGGCCGTCGTCGACAGCTACGACGCGATGACCAGCGACCGCCCGTACCGCCGCGCCCTGGGCGTCGACCAGACGCTGGCGCGGCTGCGGGCCGATGCCGCGCGCAGGCTCGATCCCGACCTGGTGGACGCCTTCATCGGCGTCCTGCACACCAGCCCGGGCTGA
- a CDS encoding 7,8-dihydro-8-oxoguanine-triphosphatase, with protein sequence MPYTPIVATLGYVLSPDRRRVLMIHRNARPGDQHLGKYNGLGGKIERDEDVVAGMRREIREEAGIECDSLRLRGTVSWPGFGRNGEDWLGFVFVIDAWHGTPLTANPEGTLEWVEADRVLDLPLWDGDRQFLPLVFDDDPRAFHGVMPYRNGAMQSWSYSRV encoded by the coding sequence ATGCCTTACACCCCGATCGTCGCCACGCTCGGCTATGTGCTGTCCCCCGATCGCCGACGGGTGCTGATGATCCATCGCAATGCGCGGCCCGGCGATCAGCACCTGGGCAAGTACAACGGTCTGGGCGGCAAGATCGAGCGCGACGAGGACGTGGTCGCCGGCATGCGCCGGGAAATCCGCGAGGAAGCAGGCATCGAGTGCGACAGCCTGCGCCTGCGCGGCACCGTCAGCTGGCCGGGCTTCGGTCGCAACGGCGAGGACTGGCTGGGCTTCGTGTTCGTCATCGACGCCTGGCATGGCACGCCGTTGACCGCCAACCCTGAAGGCACGCTGGAATGGGTCGAGGCCGATCGCGTGCTCGATCTGCCGCTTTGGGACGGCGACCGCCAGTTCCTGCCGCTGGTCTTCGACGACGATCCGCGCGCCTTCCACGGCGTGATGCCGTATCGGAACGGTGCCATGCAATCCTGGTCGTACTCGCGGGTATAG
- a CDS encoding succinyl-diaminopimelate desuccinylase, whose product MSDVLDLTCDLIARRSVTPDDAGCQALLAGRLAEAGFAIESLRFGDVDNLWATHGTGGPVLVLLGHTDVVPSGPVTDWASDPFVPEIRDGLLYGRGAADMKGSVAAFVIAAERFVAAHPEHPGTLAVLLTSDEEGAAIDGVRRVARTFAERGTRIDWCITGEPSSTRCLGDLLRVGRRGSLSATLTVHGVQGHVAYPDKARNPIHLLAPALAELVGRHWDEGFDSFPPTSLQVSNIAAGTGATNVIPGSATVQFNLRYNPHWDAPRLEAEIAALLARHGLDCTLDWHRSGEPFHTPEGSLRAAAREVLTAFAGSAPDESTGGGTSDARFIAPLGAQCIEIGPVNASIHQVDEHVRVADLEALPALYETLVARLLLPAAPG is encoded by the coding sequence ATGTCCGATGTTCTCGATCTCACCTGTGACCTGATCGCTCGCCGCTCGGTGACGCCCGACGATGCCGGCTGCCAGGCGCTGCTCGCCGGGCGCCTGGCCGAGGCGGGCTTTGCGATCGAATCGCTGCGCTTTGGCGACGTCGACAATCTCTGGGCCACGCATGGGACCGGTGGGCCGGTGCTGGTGCTGCTCGGCCATACCGACGTGGTGCCGAGCGGTCCGGTCACAGATTGGGCATCGGATCCCTTCGTGCCCGAGATCCGCGACGGCCTGCTGTACGGGCGCGGGGCGGCCGATATGAAGGGGAGCGTCGCCGCATTCGTGATCGCCGCCGAGCGCTTCGTCGCCGCGCATCCCGAGCATCCCGGTACGCTGGCGGTGCTGCTGACCTCCGACGAGGAAGGCGCGGCGATCGACGGCGTGCGCCGGGTCGCGCGCACGTTCGCCGAGCGCGGCACGCGCATCGATTGGTGCATCACCGGCGAGCCGTCGTCGACCCGGTGCCTGGGCGATCTGCTGCGCGTGGGCCGGCGCGGCAGCCTGTCGGCCACCTTGACCGTGCACGGCGTCCAGGGCCATGTGGCCTATCCGGACAAGGCGCGCAACCCGATCCACCTGCTGGCGCCGGCGCTGGCCGAACTCGTCGGCCGGCACTGGGACGAGGGTTTCGACTCGTTCCCGCCCACCAGCCTGCAGGTCAGCAACATCGCCGCCGGCACTGGCGCGACGAATGTGATCCCCGGCAGTGCGACGGTGCAGTTCAACCTGCGTTACAACCCGCATTGGGACGCGCCGCGGTTGGAGGCCGAGATCGCCGCACTGTTGGCGCGGCATGGCCTGGATTGCACGCTCGACTGGCATCGCAGCGGCGAGCCGTTCCACACCCCGGAAGGGTCACTGCGTGCGGCGGCGCGCGAGGTGCTGACGGCCTTTGCCGGCAGCGCGCCCGACGAAAGCACCGGTGGCGGCACGTCCGATGCCCGCTTCATCGCGCCGCTGGGCGCGCAATGCATCGAGATCGGTCCGGTCAACGCCAGCATCCATCAGGTCGACGAGCACGTCCGCGTCGCCGATCTCGAAGCGCTGCCGGCGCTGTATGAGACGCTGGTGGCGCGGTTGCTGCTGCCCGCCGCGCCCGGCTGA
- a CDS encoding arsenate reductase, whose protein sequence is MTTLYGLKNCDTCKKARKWLDRFGVAHTFVDYRDDKPTPETLVAWAGQLGGFEAMVNKSSTTWRQLPDNRKGAASEAEWKLLLREYPQLIRRPVVVTEDGTVTQGFSDNGFKKRFGID, encoded by the coding sequence ATGACCACGCTCTACGGCCTGAAGAACTGCGATACCTGCAAGAAGGCGCGCAAATGGCTTGATCGCTTCGGTGTCGCGCACACGTTCGTCGACTACCGCGATGACAAGCCGACACCCGAGACGCTGGTCGCCTGGGCTGGGCAGTTGGGCGGTTTCGAGGCGATGGTCAACAAGTCCTCGACCACGTGGCGGCAGTTGCCCGACAACCGCAAGGGTGCGGCCAGTGAGGCGGAATGGAAGCTGCTGTTGCGCGAATACCCGCAGCTGATCCGGCGCCCGGTCGTGGTCACCGAGGACGGCACGGTCACCCAGGGCTTCAGCGACAACGGCTTCAAGAAGCGCTTCGGCATCGACTAA
- a CDS encoding 2,3,4,5-tetrahydropyridine-2,6-dicarboxylate N-succinyltransferase — translation MTHALQTLIEDAFARRAELTAQEIGDAVKPAVEQAMAGLESGELRVAQPDGNGGWQVNEWLKKAVLLYFRSNDMAVIDAQPAPFWDKVEARFAGFDEARFKAAGVRVVPGAAVRRGTYFGRDVVLMPSFVNIGAYVGEGTMVDTWATVGSCAQIGKHVHLSGGAGIGGVLEPLQASPTIIEDHCFIGARSEVVEGVVVGHHSVIGMGVFLGQSTRIYDRATGEISYGYVPPGSVVVSGQLPAKDGSHSLYCAVIVKQVDEKTRSKTSVNELLRGLAD, via the coding sequence ATGACCCACGCGCTGCAGACATTGATCGAGGACGCGTTCGCGCGTCGCGCCGAGCTCACCGCCCAGGAGATCGGCGATGCGGTCAAACCGGCGGTCGAACAGGCGATGGCCGGCCTGGAGTCGGGCGAGCTGCGCGTCGCCCAGCCTGATGGCAACGGCGGCTGGCAGGTCAACGAGTGGCTCAAGAAGGCGGTGCTGCTGTACTTCCGCAGCAACGACATGGCGGTGATCGACGCCCAGCCCGCACCGTTTTGGGACAAGGTCGAGGCGCGCTTTGCCGGTTTCGATGAAGCGCGTTTCAAGGCCGCCGGCGTGCGCGTGGTGCCGGGCGCCGCGGTGCGCCGCGGCACTTACTTCGGCCGCGACGTGGTGCTGATGCCGAGCTTCGTCAACATCGGCGCTTACGTGGGCGAGGGCACGATGGTCGACACCTGGGCCACGGTGGGCTCGTGCGCGCAGATCGGCAAGCATGTGCATCTGTCGGGCGGCGCCGGCATTGGCGGCGTACTCGAGCCGCTGCAGGCCAGCCCGACGATCATCGAGGACCACTGCTTCATCGGCGCGCGCTCGGAGGTCGTCGAGGGTGTCGTCGTCGGTCACCACAGCGTGATTGGCATGGGCGTGTTCCTCGGCCAGTCGACGCGCATCTACGACCGCGCGACCGGCGAGATCTCCTACGGTTACGTGCCGCCGGGCAGCGTCGTGGTCTCGGGCCAGCTGCCGGCCAAGGACGGCTCGCATTCGCTGTACTGCGCGGTCATCGTCAAGCAGGTCGATGAAAAGACCCGCAGCAAGACCTCGGTCAACGAGTTGCTGCGCGGCCTGGCCGACTGA